The Medicago truncatula cultivar Jemalong A17 chromosome 4, MtrunA17r5.0-ANR, whole genome shotgun sequence genome includes a region encoding these proteins:
- the LOC25491649 gene encoding cytochrome P450 71A1 — MLSILLLLVLCLTLPLHMFFHKHKTNTNNPPGPKGLPIIGNLLQLDISNLHFQFSQFSKIYGPLFSLKLGLRPAIVVSSAEIAKEVFKNNDHVFSNRPISYGQNILCYNGSEIVFAPYGDFWREIRKICVIHIFSSKRVSYYSSIRIFEVKKMIEKISGHADSSSVTNLSELLISLSSTIICRIAFGKSYEDDEIEKSRFHGLLHEFQALLATSFFSDYIPFTGWIDKLRGLHGRVDRNFKEFDEFYQEIIDEHLDPNREHITDEEDIVDVLLELKKKRSFSFDINFDHIKGILMDMLVAATDTTSAASVWAMTALIKNPRVMSKVKEEIRNLGVKKDFLYEDDIQNCPYLKAIVKETLRLHLPAPLLVPRESIENCTISGYNIPAKTILYVNAWAIQRDPDIWINPEEFYPERFLESSINFIGQDFELIPFGAGRRICPGIPMAIASLELILANLLYSFDWSLPDGLVKEDVDTEMLPGITQHKKNPLYLIAKIPK; from the exons ATGTTGTCGATACTACTTTTACTTGTTTTGTGTCTAACTCTACCTTTACATATGTTCTTCcacaaacataaaacaaatacaaataatcCACCTGGTCCTAAAGGCCTTCCAATAATAGGGAATCTTCTACAACTAGATATCTCAaatcttcattttcaattttctcaattcTCAAAGATATATGGTCCTTTGTTTTCACTTAAACTTGGTTTAAGACCAGCTATTGTTGTTTCTTCAGCTGAAATTGCCAAAGAAGTATTCAAAAACAATGATCATGTGTTTTCTAATAGACCTATATCATATGGTCAAAACATATTGTGTTATAATGGGTCAGAAATTGTTTTTGCTCCATATGGTGATTTTTGgagagaaataagaaaaatttgtgttattcatatttttagcTCCAAACGTGTATCGTACTATTCTTCTATAAGAATATTTGAGGTGAAGAAAATGATCGAAAAAATTTCAGGGCATGCTGATTCTTCAAGTGTTACAAATTTGAGTGAGTTATTGATTTCACTCTCAAGTACTATAATTTGTAGAATTGCTTTTGGGAAAAgctatgaagatgatgaaattgAGAAGAGTAGGTTTCATGGATTGTTGCATGAGTTTCAAGCTTTGCTTGCAACAAGCTTTTTTTCTGATTATATTCCATTCACGGGATGGATTGATAAGCTCAGAGGATTGCATGGTCGTGTTGATAGAAATTTCAAGgagtttgatgaattttatcAAGAGATTATTGATGAACATTTGGATCCAAATAGAGAACATATTACAGATGAAGAGGATATTGTTGATGTCTTGCTCGAACTCAAGAAAAAACGTTCATTTTCATTTGATATCAACTTTGATCACATCAAAGGGATTCTCATG GATATGCTTGTAGCTGCAACCGATACCACATCAGCAGCATCAGTTTGGGCTATGACTGCTCTAATAAAAAACCCTAGAGTAATGAGTAAAGtaaaagaagaaataagaaATTTGGGAgttaaaaaagattttttatatGAAGATGATATTCAAAATTGTCCTTATTTGAAGGCTATAGTTAAAGAGACACTAAGATTACACCTACCAGCCCCACTACTTGTGCCAAGGGAATCTATTGAAAATTGTACCATAAGTGGATACAACATTCCTGCAAAGACAATATTATATGTAAATGCTTGGGCTATTCAGAGAGATCCAGATATTTGGATAAACCCAGAAGAATTTTATCCTGAGAGATTCTTAGAAAGTTCTATAAATTTTATTGGACAAGACTTTGAACTAATACCCTTTGGAGCTGGTCGTAGAATTTGCCCCGGTATACCTATGGCAATCGCCTCGTTGGAACTTATCCTTGCAAATCTTCTCTATTCATTTGATTGGAGCTTACCAGATGGGTTGGTAAAAGAAGATGTTGATACAGAAATGCTGCCAGGGATCACTCAACACAAGAAGAATCCTCTTTACCTTATAGCCAAGATCCCTAAGTAG